The genome window TCTCAGTCTCGAGCCCGCCCTTAGCGACAATGTTCAAATTCAGGCCGCTTTCATGACCCTGGATATGGATATCCTTGTTCGGGTCCCACGATTGTATGGCGTATGCCCCTCGGTTCAGCGCCGAAGTCTCAGCCGTGATCTCAATATGGCTGCCTACAAGGGAAATACCTCCCTGCGAGTTCAGGCCCCACGCGGAGCCCGTGTTACTCTTCCCGGAAATGGAAATAGTTGACCCCTCGCCGCCAGCTATATGAACCTCCGCGCGTGTCGTGGCGTTGACGGCGTTGGCGTTTCCCCCTTCCGCCACGGCGGAAATATTGATGTTGTCCGCGCCCTCGCCACCGTCGATGACAACTCTGGATGCTGGGTTGGAGCAGAAGATGCCCCAGGCCGCGGCGTTTTCTGTTCCGTTTCCTGAAACATTTATGGAGTCCGCCATCGCGCCGCCCTGGATCTGTATATTGCCAGCGATAGCGCTACTGATCGTCACGGCGCGGATGGCGTGGCAGGAAACCTTGTTCGCTTCGCTTGTGATGGCGATGGTATTAGTAGAATTTTCAGCCCCCTGTATAAAAACGCTGCCGTTCTGCGTGCCGACTCCCGTGGAAAGCTGGGGGCCGGGTGTGGCGACGCCATCAGTACTTTTGTTTTTCAAAACCGCGGAGGCTCCCTCGTCGGAATCTTGCAGGTTAACCGTGACACTGGAGCCCAGATACAGCGCGCCCAAGGCTTCGGCCTGATTCGCCCCCACGGAGGTGGCATTAACGGACAGGTTCTTTGTGTTTATGACAATGTCGGCGGCTTCATATCCGGTCGCGGTATAGGCGGTAACGGCCCGGTGCTGCCCGGAACCTTCAAATTTTGAGGTAATGTCCAGAGAATCCGTATCTACGGTTACCGTTGAACCGATGGAAGATTGTATGGCGTAAACGGCTTGGCTCCCCTTGGCGACAAGGGAAAGCGAGGCGGCCTTTACGTTCAGGTCACCAAGGGCGGCGGAAAGGGCGTAACCTCTTGCCGCGCCTTCGGCGGTGATGGAAGCCGCGCCCGCAATGTCAGCCTCCACCAAGGTGCCCGTATTATAGGATAAAAGGCCGTAGCTGATGCCATTTGAGGCTTTGGAAAGTATGGTCAGGTCGCCGCTGGCATCCAGTCTTATGTTGGATCCGTCTCCGGCAGTGACCCCATAAGCATAGTTGACGCCTTCAGCCCGCATATCAATATGGTTCAAGGAATTAACGCTAACCTGGTTGCCGGCGCCTACAGTGGCGATTGTGCCTGCCTGAAGCGCGCCGGAAGATGCGCTCAGGCCCACCTCCCCTCCTCGCATCGTAAGATCACCGCCCGACATAGTGTTGATGGCATAGGCTGAACCGCTGCCTTCATTGGTTGCCGCAACGGACAACAGCCCGGAAGCACTGATTGTTCCCTTGGCTGTGCCGGCAAGGCTGACGCCCGCATTACTGTCCGAGCCGCCAAGGGTATTGCCGGTGACGCTCACGTTTTTGCCTGTAGCGGTTACTTCAGCGTCGGCATCAATGTTGATGCCGGCGGTTGAGGCGGCCCGGGTTGCGTCGATGAGTATGTCCGCGTTGTTGCCGTCGACATGCAGTTTCGCATTGTAGGCATAAACCGCGCTTCCGACCTTCTCCCCGGAGGCTACCGTCACACTGCCGCTGTCCATGGTAAGGTAGTGCTGTCCGGAAAACACGCCGAGCATCCCGTTGATCCGCACCGTATCCGTGCCGCTTCCCATGTTGATATTAGAGTCTGTCACGTTTCCGGTGATGGCAAGGATATCGTCGCCCTGGCCAGTGAACAGGGCGGCCGCATCCATAGGGCCGGTGAAGCGCAGAATATCATCCTTGTCAGTGGTCGTCACAGTATACCCGGTTGCTTTGTCCGGGTTAATGCCCTGATGCGTTTCGCCGAATGTGGAAGCCGTGCGGTCGTAATAATTGTTGAGAGGGGTGGTCATGGAATCAAAGGTATCGGACGGCGTGAATACCGCCTGCAGTACATAGCTTCCCGTGCGGTACTCCGGGGATTCTATGCGGAAGTAGCCCACCAGATCCTGTCCGGCGTTATCCGCCATCCACTCTCTGCCAGCTTCGGTCAGAGTGATGGTCAGTTCGTTGCCCACACAGGCGGTAGTAAAAAAAGCGCCTTTGCCGGCGTTGCAGGCGACAAGAACCGGAGTGGTAGCCGGGGAGAAGGAAGGCGTGAGACCAGGGCCGGAGAGAGCAAGCGCGAAAGCCGGGTGCAAAGAGTACTCATACTGTTCGTCGTTGGAGTCGCTGCCTTCACTGGCAAGGTAGGCCACGGCACGAGCTTGTGCAAAAGCACGGTCTTGTGCAAAAGGGAGAGAAGGGGGCTCAGGGACGGCGGAAACGTGAGAGGCTGTATCGCCTGAACTCACCGCCTGCCCGCGCGTGGGTAGAAAAAACAGCGTCTCGGCACTCACGTTTTCCCAACGCAAATAGCCGGTCCCCAGGCTTTCCAGGCGGTCTATGCCGCCCACAAGTCCTCCGGCATTGTCTTCATACTGCGTACCACTGCCTGGGAGGGCATGGATGTCAACGGGGGAAAGGTCAATGTTCGGATCAAACTCCAGCAGAAAGGTGGAAGCGGAAACCAACTCTCCGCCCGCAGTCTCAAAAACCGGCAGCGCCTGAGCCCCGACCGCAAAAAAGTCGTCCAAGACAACGGTGCCTCCGGTGTCGGTTGTGATGACCAAGTCCGTGCCCTCACGCGCAAACCCGGCCTTGCGGTGGTCGAACATGAGATGGATCTGCCCCTCGGAGATTGTGTGGACGTGTATGGATCCAGCCTCCGGCGGGTCTACGCAGATGACGGAAGAAAACCCGGCAGAAGCGGTAACGCCTGCATGGTGAACGGCACAAGCCATAGTGATATCCCCCTATGGATAACCGGGCGTCTGGCCTCTTTCTCCCTTGACCCCATCAAGGGAGTAAAAACAGAAAACCGACATACCGGATTAAACATGTACTTCCGGGCCGGGGTTACCCGTCCGACGGAACGCGTCATAATGGTCCACTAACTGCGGTGTTTTTATACGTGAACTATATTAGAAATAACCTACTGGCGTGGCCAGGTAATTTGAAATGGGAAAGGGTTTCGAACCTGTTTTTTTCTGTCAGTATTTTCCTAGCTAACAGCACTGTCTCTTGCTGCGATGCCCTTCCGAAATATATTCCGTAGAGAAGCCGGGACTTCCGAGAACGCTATGCCGCAGCGGTCCAGGAACGCGAAGAAATACTCTTCCTCCTCCCGAGTGATGACGGCATCCTCCATACCCTTGTAAATCCCGTGGATGATGCTGGACATAACGGACTGCTTGATGTCGTCGATGGCCAGCTTCCTGTCTTCGCAGAAGTTTTCGATTTTCAGCGTCAGGACTGCTCCAAGCGTTTGCGGAACCTACCCGGATTACGGATAGGCGTTGAAAACTTACCCGGTTTTCTACCCGGTTTGGATGGGGCGTCAACGAACCTCCCGGAGGAGCACGAACAATATAAGTGAATAAAAAGCAAGTGCGCCAAGGTTTTTAGTTCCTCGGCGCACTTGTGCGAATGTCTTTCTGGTGGGATGAGGGGGATTGTGTATTGTCGTTAATATAGTAAAATATATTGTAATATAAAATTGTAATTTTTTAAATGCCAGCATAAATACCAGCAAATTTTCTCGGTGCCATATAGGCGGGGTCACCCTCTCGGAGCTATTCCCTTTTGCTCGGCGGAAGAATATTGCTCTTGCCGGTGACGACCTTCTGCCCGGTCTTTTTTTCCAGTTCTTTGCGAGCCTGGCGGGCAATGCCGCCGCCTGTCTTGCCCGCCACCGCGTTTTCTTGCAGGCCGGTGGCGTTCATGCTTTCGGCAATCTGCCGGGTGGAGAGTTCCGCCAGGGCGGTGAAGATCAATTCCGCTTCCGTCATATGGTCGCGCAGATTCTGCGTTTCCAGGCCCTTGAGGTCTTTATGCTGGCGGACGCTGACCCCGGACCATTCCTGGTGAATGATATTGGTCAGGATGGCGTATTCCTGGCCTTCCTTGACCTCGTGATTTTTCCAATAATCGGTGAGCTTGTTGCGGGTTTCCTGACCCAGCATCCTTTGCTCTATCCACTTCTGCGAGCGCCCGTGCTGCTGCCACAACTCACGGGAACGGTTCAGGGCGATTTCCGGGTCGGCCATTTCCCGGATGCGCTCATAACCCACCTTCGCCAGCCAGAGCTTGATGGGTTCGGCCTTGGGACTTGGCACGGATTGCACAAGCCGGAGGAGAGTTTCCGCGCTGGCGACGTCTGTCACTCTTTTCTTGCCATCTTCGGCGGTTAGCTTCAACTGGTAACAATTTGTTACCACTTCGCTTCCTTCTTTTTTCAGGCGGAGTTTTAAGTTCTTCCAGTATTTCCGGGCCTGCTGATAGTCGCCGGAGTCGGTCAGAACCTGGATGATATCCACCACCGAAAAGAACCACATTTCGGTTTTCTCGTCATATGCGCGGCGGATATGCTTTTCCTCAAAAATGGCGATGTCGTCTTTCATTGAACGTCCTTTGAAATGGCGGGGGTGTCTGCAGAGTATAGCGCCCGGCGTCAATCCATACAAGCCGACCTTTATGATACTTCGTGCTAACTCCGCCGAGAAGCGCGACAGATGAAGACCCAGCCGCAATAGGTCTTGCATAGGTAAGCACATATTGGGTACACGAAGAGGAGTTATAATAACTCACAAGGGGGACCCTATGAAGCTGAGATTCCTTCTGGCCTGTGTGGCGGTGGCAATGGTGGCGGGGTGTGGGGCAGCAAAGTGGTCCGCTACCGGGGGCAGCAAATCTGACGGTACGGTTGATGTGTCATACGAGCGAAACATGATGACGCCGTACCCTGAGGATGAAGCTGTAGCCCTTGAAATCGCTATTAAGCGTTGTCAAGCTTGGGGCTACAAAAGCGCGGAAGCCTTTGGTGGTGAAACGATGAAAAGGGCAGGGGAAGCAAACAACCTCATCACCAGGACATACCAATGTCTTGATTGATAAAACTGTTAATTTTTTGCCGCCGGGGAAAACTGGCGGTTTTTCTATTTAAGGTGAAGTATGCAGAAAAAAATTATCCTTAGAAGTGCCAGACGCCTCGCCTTGAGCTTTTGCTCAGCCTTTTCAATCTCAAGGACTTGGACCTGGAGCTTGAGTTTCCCAATATCCGGCCCTGTGGAGCCGGGGAGGGCGGAGTCGCTATTCATTGGATTTCCTCTTTGATCTTTATCGGCTTCACAAAGTCCCCAGCCTCGCCGTGTGGCAGGGCATAGGCAAGCAGTGGGGATGGGATGCGGTCATAGTAACCCCGCTTACTATTAGTCAGCATATTGCAATGCAGATCTTCAATAGCCGCCAGGAGAGATAACAAGCTCGTGCGGAACTGTCCTCCAAGCGGCGAGCTCATTATCTCCGAGAGTTGCCGCAACGGCTCCCGGTCTGCAGCGGACCGGAGGTAAGTGACATCGCGTTTTACCTCCCACCCGGCAGCCTTAAAAAACTTCTCTATTTTGTCGTATGCGGCTTGAAATTCATATGGTCCAGCATCAGGAAACAAGACGCTGATAACGTCGCACAGGAGTCCGCCAGGGGCGCAGAATGCTACCTCGGCAGTGACTTCTTTACGCTTTATGGCGGCATAGGCATCAAGGGTCTTCCGCGCTCTGACGGCTTCGGCGTCCAGTATGGCACGGGCTTCCTTGACTGCGCGGGACTTGCTCGCGGGCCGAACGGGATAAATAATTTGTGTTGTGCAAATGCCGCCGCCCCCAGAAGATAATCTGTGGTAGTTTGGGGGGGGGATTGACGGTCGTAGTGGGGCTGTTTACTGTGTTCTGAGCCATGACATCCTCCGTGTAGGTTGTCGGGTTAGGCCCGGTTAAGGTGTTCGCTGCACCTTGCCGGGCTGTTGTTTGTAATCCTGGCGCGGATATTTGTACCTGAGGTTGTATCGTTGACGTGGATTCATTTTCAAGGATCTGGGTCTTCGCGTACACGGTCACCATGATTTGAACCTCCTGCGGTATAGATCAACCTATTTTGCGGCACAAACCGCTTTATTCCTCATCTTCTCCACTGGGCTGTTTTTCAGACAACCAGCGTTTCACGGCCTCAGGCTCAATACGCCAGCCGACCCCAACCTTTCGAGCGGGAAAAGACCCCTCTTTGATCAAAGCTCGGATCGTGGTGGGATGCCGCAGGCCGTAAGCGTTTTCGTAGCCCTCAACCCTGGCGCAGACATAGGTGCAGAACTGTTTCGCCTCTTCGGATGCCGGTACGCGACGGGTGTTGAGCGGGCGTACCTTGGGTTTGCTTTCCGTGGTCATATCGCGTGTTGCGCTACCGGGCTTGTTTTCAGGGACGACAGGTCAAGGATACCGCAAACATACTCTGTGAAGGGCTCGGTGATTTCATCGTAGAGCTTCCAGGGTGGGGATTCCGTGGAGTACCGCCCGTAGGTCATATCGTCCTCGGCATGGCCTATGTACCGCTTGGCGGTTTTGAGTGGTATGTTGTTCAGATCGCACCATTGCGCGATGGTGTCCCGGAAGCTGTGGAAGTCCTTTTTCCCGCCTTGCGCCGACGATAGCCCTATTGCTTTCCGGTAATTGCCGTACCACTTGGAAGCGTTGTGGGAGAATCGTTTTGATGCGTCCTGCTTGCTCAGTTCCGGGAACAAGCGTCCTTTGTCGGCGCTATCGGTGGAGGCTTCCCGCTTTGCCGTTTCCAGCACATAGCCTATAAAGTTGAAGTCATGCACCAGGGCGGGCGAGAGAGGGATCAGGCGGGCGGAGGCCGGGTTTTTTATTGTTTGGTATGGCCTGCTAATGTGGGTATCCAGGCAGAAATGGCACTTCTGGCCGTGAGCGGCAACTGCTGTCCGTAACTCTTCGGCTTTGAGGGAGACTGCGGGCCGGGATTCCTTTGTCTCGGTATCGAATACCACGATATCTTCCGTGTGCAGTTGCGCCAGTTCTTCAATCCGCGCTCCGGTGAACAGGCCAAGCAAGGGAAGCCAGAAGCGGTGCGGCACAACATCGCCGGTCCGGTTGAATTGTGTCGCTTTATGGTACTTCGTGGGATTGAAGACAAGAAGCAAGTCTTCCCGGTTGTACGGGTCGCGGTGCTCATGGGCCTGCTTGTCCATTTTCACGTCAAGCAAGTCGGCAATTTTCGGGTTACTGTGGAATTCGTTACGAGCCGCCCAATTGAGGAAGGCGGTTATTTGCTGAAAATGGTTGCGGATGGTTCCCGGTTGGATACGATCCGCCTCAGGTATCGCGCCGGACTTGGCCTGATCCATGAGTTTCGGGAAAGGAATATCTTTGTATTTTGGTCCCTTGTTTCTGTTTGTGGGCAATCCGAACAATATGGCCTTGTATTCGCGCATGTGTTCCGCCCGCAGTTTCCCAAGCGGAAACGTATTGTCCGGGTCGATGATCTCACGAAAAAGGTCAAATTTGTCCTGCTGTTTGTTGGCGGTATGGTCGCTCCATATCCGTTCCTGTATCCGCTCGGCTCTGTACATGGCAATGGCGTCTGTCACGGTGAGAGAAGGTTCCGCCGTCTCTTCGCCGGAAGGTGAGGGGATGGGCGCGGCCTTCGTTGTGTCCTCAATCCTGATGCGGCGTTTTTCCCGGCGCTGTTCGGCTTTTGCCTCCAGGCGTTCCACTTCGGCGTCATATGTTTCAAAATTGCCTTGGACGGCCTGTTCCTGGATGTCATAGAAGGTGACGTTAGCTTTCATCATTTCCTGACACGCCTTGAGATATGCGGGGGAAGCGGCTGGCGGTTCCTTTTCAAACGCGGCGGCGGTTTCCGTTTGCTTATCGCAGACAACGGAATGGAAATACAATTGCTTGTCCGTGGCTTTGGCTATCCGCCCCAGACGGCGGGCCTTGAGGTCCGTGTGATAGATGGCTCTGAGCTTTCCGGCTGTTTCCGCGTTCGCCTGGGTTGAGTCGTGCAGATCGTCGCCGGTCTGGGTGTATTGCTGCCCAAGGTGGGCATATTGCATGGCGAAGAGGTTTGACCCTTTGAGGGCGGCGAGGAGCCATGTTTCCGCTATGGCGCGAATTTCGTCATCCGTGAGGCTTTCAAGGCGTTGCCCTTCTATTCCCAGGCTGCCGGGGATAGGAGAAGCGGCGGCGGGGGATGTGCCCCCTTGTGAATCGGTCATTATCCTTTGTCCTGTGAGACTTTCAACCACTTGCACGGAGCAGGATGTGCCCCGCGCGGGCGATTTTCTACCGTCGATGACGCCGGATGTAAACGCAAAAATTTCTTGCGCCGCTGCTGCCAGCCTCAGCGCATGAGTCTTGGCCTCGGTGACGGTTCGGCGTCCCAGGCTGCGGCGGTATTCGCGTTGGCCTAAATATCGTTGTAATTCAAGGGGGATGCGGATACGGAATTGAAATCGCCCGGTGGGGAGCACGGCAAGATACGGGGTGCCTTTGGAATAAAAAGACATGGCCTGCCCTTCCTGGAAGCGCCGATGGTTTCACGGCGTGTGACCCTTGTATGTGTCACACATGGCTTCCAGGCAGGACAGGCCATAAAAACGTGGGCTAAGCCCTCGATATTATTGACTCTGGTGGAGATGAGGGGGATTGAACCCCTGGCCTCGGCGATGCGAACGCCGCGCTCTCCCAGCTGAGCTACATCCCCAGAGAGAGGTGTGTATAGCGCTGTTTTTACCCCCTGGCAAGGGGAAAGTTCAGGAAAAAAT of uncultured delta proteobacterium contains these proteins:
- a CDS encoding conserved hypothetical protein (Evidence 4 : Homologs of previously reported genes of unknown function), with the protein product MKDDIAIFEEKHIRRAYDEKTEMWFFSVVDIIQVLTDSGDYQQARKYWKNLKLRLKKEGSEVVTNCYQLKLTAEDGKKRVTDVASAETLLRLVQSVPSPKAEPIKLWLAKVGYERIREMADPEIALNRSRELWQQHGRSQKWIEQRMLGQETRNKLTDYWKNHEVKEGQEYAILTNIIHQEWSGVSVRQHKDLKGLETQNLRDHMTEAELIFTALAELSTRQIAESMNATGLQENAVAGKTGGGIARQARKELEKKTGQKVVTGKSNILPPSKRE
- a CDS encoding hypothetical protein (Evidence 5 : No homology to any previously reported sequences) encodes the protein MSSIIHGIYKGMEDAVITREEEEYFFAFLDRCGIAFSEVPASLRNIFRKGIAARDSAVS
- a CDS encoding hypothetical protein (Evidence 5 : No homology to any previously reported sequences) codes for the protein MDVNGGKVNVRIKLQQKGGSGNQLSARSLKNRQRLSPDRKKVVQDNGASGVGCDDQVRALTRKPGLAVVEHEMDLPLGDCVDVYGSSLRRVYADDGRKPGRSGNACMVNGTSHSDIPLWITGRLASFSLDPIKGVKTENRHTGLNMYFRAGVTRPTERVIMVH
- a CDS encoding hypothetical protein (Evidence 5 : No homology to any previously reported sequences); translated protein: MACAVHHAGVTASAGFSSVICVDPPEAGSIHVHTISEGQIHLMFDHRKAGFAREGTDLVITTDTGGTVVLDDFFAVGAQALPVFETAGGELVSASTFLLEFDPNIDLSPVDIHALPGSGTQYEDNAGGLVGGIDRLESLGTGYLRWENVSAETLFFLPTRGQAVSSGDTASHVSAVPEPPSLPFAQDRAFAQARAVAYLASEGSDSNDEQYEYSLHPAFALALSGPGLTPSFSPATTPVLVACNAGKGAFFTTACVGNELTITLTEAGREWMADNAGQDLVGYFRIESPEYRTGSYVLQAVFTPSDTFDSMTTPLNNYYDRTASTFGETHQGINPDKATGYTVTTTDKDDILRFTGPMDAAALFTGQGDDILAITGNVTDSNINMGSGTDTVRINGMLGVFSGQHYLTMDSGSVTVASGEKVGSAVYAYNAKLHVDGNNADILIDATRAASTAGINIDADAEVTATGKNVSVTGNTLGGSDSNAGVSLAGTAKGTISASGLLSVAATNEGSGSAYAINTMSGGDLTMRGGEVGLSASSGALQAGTIATVGAGNQVSVNSLNHIDMRAEGVNYAYGVTAGDGSNIRLDASGDLTILSKASNGISYGLLSYNTGTLVEADIAGAASITAEGAARGYALSAALGDLNVKAASLSLVAKGSQAVYAIQSSIGSTVTVDTDSLDITSKFEGSGQHRAVTAYTATGYEAADIVINTKNLSVNATSVGANQAEALGALYLGSSVTVNLQDSDEGASAVLKNKSTDGVATPGPQLSTGVGTQNGSVFIQGAENSTNTIAITSEANKVSCHAIRAVTISSAIAGNIQIQGGAMADSINVSGNGTENAAAWGIFCSNPASRVVIDGGEGADNINISAVAEGGNANAVNATTRAEVHIAGGEGSTISISGKSNTGSAWGLNSQGGISLVGSHIEITAETSALNRGAYAIQSWDPNKDIHIQGHESGLNLNIVAKGGLETETRAIYSKNNSQTFIEGSASDDSITIQGHVDGWQGADAYGNEIHTGAGNDRVEITGKIYGTRINLGDGNDTLTLRHSADVTDPDRVVLYSSLEGGDGFDTLELDRFAPGGVFSLDNLSGYVMGADVGGSISGFEHVDLGSSDIATTLNVYLSDLLTWNDSLNGGLDELTFISGTDLSGELAPGHYMTVTGNGNDTVRLNGSVTDTSTVFASGADFYDVYSYSDNGDTHYLLILQALTVVA
- a CDS encoding hypothetical protein (Evidence 5 : No homology to any previously reported sequences), which codes for MVTVYAKTQILENESTSTIQPQVQISAPGLQTTARQGAANTLTGPNPTTYTEDVMAQNTVNSPTTTVNPPPKLPQIIFWGRRHLHNTNYLSRSAREQVPRSQGSPCHTGRRSRQSAEDP
- a CDS encoding hypothetical protein (Evidence 5 : No homology to any previously reported sequences), yielding MTTESKPKVRPLNTRRVPASEEAKQFCTYVCARVEGYENAYGLRHPTTIRALIKEGSFPARKVGVGWRIEPEAVKRWLSEKQPSGEDEE
- a CDS encoding hypothetical protein (Evidence 5 : No homology to any previously reported sequences); translated protein: MSYYNSSSCTQYVLTYARPIAAGSSSVALLGGVSTKYHKGRLVWIDAGRYTLQTPPPFQRTFNERRHRHF
- a CDS encoding hypothetical protein (Evidence 5 : No homology to any previously reported sequences) translates to MSSPLGGQFRTSLLSLLAAIEDLHCNMLTNSKRGYYDRIPSPLLAYALPHGEAGDFVKPIKIKEEIQ
- a CDS encoding hypothetical protein (Evidence 5 : No homology to any previously reported sequences), translated to MSFYSKGTPYLAVLPTGRFQFRIRIPLELQRYLGQREYRRSLGRRTVTEAKTHALRLAAAAQEIFAFTSGVIDGRKSPARGTSCSVQVVESLTGQRIMTDSQGGTSPAAASPIPGSLGIEGQRLESLTDDEIRAIAETWLLAALKGSNLFAMQYAHLGQQYTQTGDDLHDSTQANAETAGKLRAIYHTDLKARRLGRIAKATDKQLYFHSVVCDKQTETAAAFEKEPPAASPAYLKACQEMMKANVTFYDIQEQAVQGNFETYDAEVERLEAKAEQRREKRRIRIEDTTKAAPIPSPSGEETAEPSLTVTDAIAMYRAERIQERIWSDHTANKQQDKFDLFREIIDPDNTFPLGKLRAEHMREYKAILFGLPTNRNKGPKYKDIPFPKLMDQAKSGAIPEADRIQPGTIRNHFQQITAFLNWAARNEFHSNPKIADLLDVKMDKQAHEHRDPYNREDLLLVFNPTKYHKATQFNRTGDVVPHRFWLPLLGLFTGARIEELAQLHTEDIVVFDTETKESRPAVSLKAEELRTAVAAHGQKCHFCLDTHISRPYQTIKNPASARLIPLSPALVHDFNFIGYVLETAKREASTDSADKGRLFPELSKQDASKRFSHNASKWYGNYRKAIGLSSAQGGKKDFHSFRDTIAQWCDLNNIPLKTAKRYIGHAEDDMTYGRYSTESPPWKLYDEITEPFTEYVCGILDLSSLKTSPVAQHAI